A stretch of Stenotrophomonas indicatrix DNA encodes these proteins:
- a CDS encoding GAF domain-containing protein, translating to MFANASLTGSKPEQYAQLLEQARGLVYGESDRIANAANLAALVYHALPDLNWVGFYLYDGKELVVGPFQGLPACVRIPLDKGVCGAAASQRVTQRIEDVDAFPGHIACDAASRSELVVPLLRGGELIGVFDIDSPVVGRFDAEDQAGLEAIAEVFVGALP from the coding sequence ATGTTCGCCAACGCCTCGCTCACCGGCAGCAAGCCGGAACAATACGCCCAGCTGCTGGAACAGGCCCGTGGCCTGGTCTACGGCGAGTCCGACCGCATCGCCAATGCGGCCAACCTCGCTGCACTGGTCTACCACGCCCTGCCCGACCTGAACTGGGTGGGCTTCTACCTGTACGACGGCAAGGAACTGGTGGTCGGTCCGTTCCAGGGCCTGCCGGCCTGCGTACGCATTCCGCTGGACAAGGGCGTGTGCGGTGCGGCCGCCAGCCAGCGCGTTACCCAGCGGATCGAAGATGTGGACGCCTTCCCCGGCCATATCGCCTGCGACGCCGCATCGCGCTCGGAACTGGTGGTGCCGTTGCTCCGCGGTGGGGAGCTGATCGGCGTGTTCGATATCGACAGCCCGGTCGTTGGCCGCTTCGATGCCGAGGACCAGGCCGGCCTGGAAGCCATCGCCGAGGTGTTCGTCGGGGCGTTGCCGTGA